Proteins found in one Candidatus Palauibacter scopulicola genomic segment:
- a CDS encoding Hsp70 family protein, with protein MSTHWAIDLGTSNTTICEDRSGRPHIVNLPDLAKLEPVTQTPVIPSCACVMDGDGEEVLIGQAAVTYNWDGQATGFARGFKRYLGTESGRALARAGGRAFTAQDIAALFLREVIGALETRFGEEVTDLTIATPSGFYETYRAELQAIVRRLKRRGWWARVWARLRRRPAGIVFRTLDEPVAAALGYGVDVGRPTTLVAFDFGGGSMEAAVVRTHGAQTVETGRAEVLAKQAVELGGDDVDGWILERFVPTALHDWPEWEVALRWEAERVKLLASAGNEGDFTFRNESYGKLDYPVLNDILAANGLYVRIRELLDALLAELRARHGILADGIDDVILEGGSTLLPEVRNVVGDVLGREKVREWLPFAAVARGACIFAGGAHVEDFIYHDYALRVLPDDDADAEYELLIPGGTCFPTVDNFATRYYAPGRDGQRHINLFICEVGRVAGRPIDWTERSNGSSYFVPRTAGERAFCLCLNEADPALPLDPPGRGTAPRLRVTYSVDENRWLCVTVHDLHRKTDLKVRHPVVRLR; from the coding sequence ATGTCGACCCACTGGGCCATCGATCTCGGGACGTCCAACACCACCATCTGCGAAGACCGGTCCGGGCGGCCGCACATCGTGAACCTGCCGGACCTCGCGAAGCTGGAGCCCGTCACGCAGACCCCGGTCATTCCGTCGTGCGCGTGCGTCATGGACGGGGACGGCGAGGAAGTCCTCATCGGGCAGGCGGCGGTCACCTACAACTGGGACGGACAGGCCACCGGCTTCGCGCGCGGCTTCAAGCGCTACCTCGGCACGGAGAGCGGCCGGGCCCTGGCGCGGGCCGGCGGGAGGGCCTTCACCGCCCAGGACATCGCGGCGCTCTTCCTGCGGGAGGTCATCGGCGCCCTCGAGACGCGGTTCGGGGAAGAAGTCACCGACCTCACGATCGCCACGCCGAGCGGCTTCTACGAGACGTACCGGGCCGAACTGCAGGCGATCGTCCGGCGCCTGAAGCGCCGCGGCTGGTGGGCGCGCGTGTGGGCGCGGCTTCGGCGGCGGCCGGCCGGGATCGTGTTCCGGACGCTCGACGAGCCCGTCGCGGCCGCACTCGGCTACGGCGTGGATGTCGGACGCCCCACCACGCTCGTCGCCTTCGATTTCGGGGGCGGATCGATGGAGGCCGCCGTCGTGAGGACCCACGGCGCGCAGACCGTGGAGACGGGGCGCGCGGAGGTGCTGGCGAAGCAGGCGGTGGAACTCGGCGGGGACGACGTCGACGGCTGGATCCTGGAGCGCTTCGTCCCCACGGCGCTACACGACTGGCCCGAATGGGAGGTCGCGCTCCGCTGGGAGGCCGAGCGCGTGAAGCTGCTCGCGAGCGCCGGGAACGAGGGTGACTTCACTTTCCGCAACGAGTCGTACGGGAAGCTCGACTATCCCGTCCTGAACGACATTCTCGCCGCGAACGGCCTGTACGTGCGGATCCGGGAACTGCTCGACGCGCTTCTCGCCGAGCTGCGCGCCCGGCACGGGATCCTCGCCGACGGCATCGACGATGTCATCCTCGAGGGCGGGTCGACGCTGCTGCCGGAGGTGCGGAACGTCGTGGGCGACGTGCTCGGCCGGGAGAAGGTGCGGGAATGGCTCCCCTTCGCGGCCGTCGCGCGCGGCGCATGCATCTTCGCCGGCGGCGCGCACGTCGAGGACTTCATCTACCACGACTACGCGCTGCGCGTCCTCCCCGACGACGATGCCGACGCCGAGTACGAACTGCTCATCCCCGGCGGCACGTGCTTCCCTACGGTCGACAACTTCGCGACGCGCTACTACGCCCCCGGCCGAGATGGCCAGCGGCACATCAACCTCTTCATCTGCGAGGTCGGACGCGTGGCCGGACGCCCGATCGACTGGACGGAGCGCAGCAACGGCTCCAGCTATTTCGTGCCCCGGACCGCGGGCGAGCGGGCGTTCTGCCTGTGCCTCAACGAGGCGGACCCCGCCCTCCCGCTGGACCCGCCCGGCAGAGGCACGGCGCCCCGGCTGCGCGTCACGTACTCGGTGGACGAAAACCGCTGGCTGTGTGTAACCGTACATGACCTGCACCGGAAGACGGACCTGAAAGTCAGGCACCCCGTGGTGAGACTGCGATGA